A single Streptomyces sannanensis DNA region contains:
- a CDS encoding CAP domain-containing protein, translating to MSSESGASMITAAQAGDQWVQDELVAEYLPLVYNIVGRGCTACSGHSSGLIPAEELLIGLALVPPAALPIAPDRTDRAARTAVGLTARTTPRAARRHRLRPRRRMVLIAGGAVLATGAGVVTFSVGAPDRSREVVRSAEAPRTPDADPPVTPTSASPARGPVARAGWRTSASPTPATSPLGRPAPARGAAAPVRANGQSSYVRQVIALLNREREKHGCGPLRADSHLRTAAQRHSDDMAARGFFSHTNPDGTDPGRRITVTGYEWSTYGENIAVGQKSPEQVMKSWMDSPGHRANILNCAFKDVGIGIHFGPGGPWWTQNFGAGG from the coding sequence GTGAGCAGTGAAAGCGGCGCCTCGATGATCACGGCGGCGCAGGCCGGCGACCAGTGGGTCCAGGACGAACTCGTCGCCGAGTACCTGCCGCTGGTGTACAACATCGTCGGCCGCGGGTGCACGGCGTGTTCCGGGCACTCTTCCGGCCTGATACCGGCCGAGGAGTTGCTCATCGGGCTGGCTCTGGTGCCGCCGGCGGCTCTCCCGATCGCGCCGGACCGGACGGATCGCGCGGCCCGGACCGCCGTCGGCCTCACAGCGCGGACCACGCCTCGGGCCGCCCGTCGCCATCGACTGCGCCCCCGGCGCAGGATGGTGCTGATCGCCGGGGGTGCGGTACTGGCCACCGGGGCCGGTGTCGTCACCTTCTCGGTGGGTGCTCCGGACAGGAGCCGGGAGGTCGTGCGTTCCGCGGAGGCGCCGCGTACCCCCGATGCGGACCCGCCGGTGACACCGACCTCGGCCTCCCCCGCGCGCGGCCCCGTGGCCAGAGCCGGCTGGAGGACGTCCGCGTCACCCACGCCCGCGACGTCACCTCTGGGCCGTCCCGCCCCGGCCAGGGGCGCCGCGGCGCCGGTTCGCGCCAACGGCCAGTCTTCGTACGTGCGGCAGGTCATCGCCCTGCTCAACCGCGAGCGGGAGAAGCATGGCTGCGGACCGCTGCGCGCCGACAGTCACCTGCGCACCGCGGCCCAGCGGCACTCCGACGACATGGCGGCCCGCGGCTTCTTCTCCCACACCAATCCCGACGGCACCGACCCCGGTCGGCGCATCACCGTCACCGGCTATGAGTGGAGTACGTATGGCGAGAACATCGCCGTGGGCCAGAAGAGCCCCGAGCAGGTGATGAAGTCGTGGATGGACAGCCCCGGCCACCGGGCGAACATCCTCAACTGCGCCTTCAAGGACGTCGGCATCGGCATCCACTTCGGCCCCGGTGGCCCCTGGTGGACGCAGAACTTCGGGGCCGGCGGCTGA